The stretch of DNA CAACACCTACAATAGGTACTTGACCTATTACAGGCATTTCACCTATTGCAACTACCCCACCTATTGGGCCCTCAGTAGGTAACACTAAGAAGATAGAATTAGATGAGGTCAGTAATGGCTGAAATAGAAGGTGCCGGAACAATAGGCACCTACCGTACCGCACAAACGGGTGATTCTATCAATGCAAACAACAACTGAACCACGCGCCGTGAGCGTGGTCATCCTGAAAGGTGGTGTCGGCAAATCAACGACTTCGATGAACCTCGCGCGCCAGCTCGCAGAGCACGGCAAAACGCTCTACGCCGACCTCGATCCGAACGGGCACGCGACGAACGGCCTCGGCTTCGGAGACGCCTATCAAGGCGACATCAATCTCGGCGATGTCATCCTCGAGGGCGACGCGACGCCCCAGGATCTCATCCGATCGACCGAGCACGGGTTCGATCTGCTTCCGTCCTCGGATACGCTCGAGGACGTCGAAAAGGACCTCGCGGGCGCGATGCAGGGTTCGGCACGAATCAAATCGAAGATCGTCGATCCGCTGCTCGGGACCGAGTACGAGTACGTGGTCTTCGACTGTCCGGCGTATCCGGGGATGCTCAACAACAACGCACTGGTCGCGACAGGGAACGTCGTCATCCCGATCGAACCGGGCTCGAGTGCGATCGGCGGCTACAAGCGAACTATGGAGCGGCTGATCGAGCCGGCCCGGGAGTACATCGACGTCGACGTCCTCGCGGTCGTACCAAACAAGCTCTCGGATCGGATCGATCAACAGACCGAGGACCGAGAGTTGCTCGAGAACCTGAACAAGGCCACCTACGAAGTAAACTCCGGACAACCGCTGCAGGAAGCGGTGCCGAACTTCGCTCGGATCACGGCCGAGGAGTTCGACGCGATCGACGCCGGTGAGATGACGCCACCGAAACCGGGGATTCGCCACCGGTCTGCGCTTTCGCGGTCGCTCCAGCACAACCAACCGCTGCAGGATTACGATCCCGAAAGCGATCAGATCCCATACTACGAGGAACTCGCCGAGATCGTCGCGGCCGGAGGGATCGAGCGATGAGCAATCCGTTCGACGATCTCAAAGCGGACGACGGGGAGCCGGTAGAGTCAGAAGATAAGACTAACTCCAAAACCGAACCGGAATCGGGGTCGGAACCGGAACAGTCTGACGACGAACCGTCGGCGGAAGAGTCGGCCACCGAAAGTACGGACGGCGAATCGGGCACGAATTCTGCAGCGGATCGAGACGAGGCGGACGACCGATCCGAGACACCGCTGACGCCCGCAGAAGTCGGGCCAGCATTCGAGTACAGCGAAGTACAGCAGAAACCGTTCTACGCGCGCACCGAGACGGTAAACGAGTTCGAAAATCAGATTCGAACGACGATCGTCCCGACGCTCGCCGGAGCGGAGATTCTCGATGAAGAAACTCGAGAGATACACGACGCAGTGCTTCGACTCGCGAACGAGAATCCGGAACGGGTTGCCGAACTCGTGCTCGAGGAACGGCGACAGGCGGGAAATCAATAGATAGAGGCGTCGATCACTCGTTCCTATTGGAGCAACGCGACCGCTACTAGCCTATTTTGACCAGTTGGTGCCCCCCATGATGACAGTCGAATTGACAGAGAGCGCTCACAGCGTTTAACCTTCTCTGGCAATTCTGTATGAATGACTGATGGAACGCCTAACTCGCGAAGACGAGCGCGATGAACAGACGGCCGACGAGACAACTGAGCAAGAAGGCGTTCAGACCTGTCCCGAGTGTGACTCGAGTTCGCTGGTCAGAAGCGCCGACGAGAGCGAAGTGAGCTGTGAAGACTGTGGGTTGATCCTCGAGGAAGAGACCATCGACCGCGGGCCGGAATGGCGTGCGTTCGACCAGTCGGAACGAGACAGCAAATCTCGCGTGGGGGCCCCGACAACCCAGACGATGCACGACAAGGGGTTGACCACCACGATCGACTGGAAGAACAAAGACGCCTACGGCCGGTCTCTCTCCTCGGACAAACGGAGCCAGATGAACCGGCTGCGGAAGTGGCAGGAACGAATTCGAACGAAAGACGCCGGCGAGCGGAACCTCCAGTTCGCGCTCTCCGAAACCGATCGGATGGCGTCCGCGCTGGGCGTTCCGCGATCGGTCCGGGAAGTCGCGAGCGTCCTCTACCGGCGCGCGCTCGACGAGGACCTCATTCGCGGGCGCTCGATCGAGGGCGTCGCCACGAGTACCCTGTACGCCGCCTGCCGAATGGAGGGGATCCCGCGGTCGCTGGACGAAGTGGCCGCGGTCTCGCGGGTCGAACGGATGGAGATCGGGCGCACGTATCGGTATATCTCGCAAGAACTCAGCCTCGAGATGGAGCCGGTCGACCCGAAAAAGTACGTGCCCCGCTTCTGTTCCGAGCTGAGCCTCTCCGAAGAGGTACAGGCGAAGGCCAACGAGATCATCGATACCACCGCCGAGAAAGGAATGCTCTCCGGTAAGTCGCCGACCGGCTACGCCGCGGCGGCGATTTACGCAAGTGCGCTCCTGTGCAACGAGAAGAAGACCCAGCGAGAGGTCGCCGACGTCGCGCAGGTGACCGAAGTGACGATCCGGAACCGATACCAGGAACAGATCTCCGCGATGGGACTTCACAACTAGCCTTCACGCTAGTTCCATCGGCTCGTATCGCTGGACACGGTCTCGTTCGACCGGCTCGAGTACGTCCAGCGGACTGAACCCACTGATCCTGTTGGAGGACGGACCTACATCCGCGTTCTTTCGACTGAATTATCGAGCATTCGGTTACTGAAACGCCTCGACGCACGGCCCAAAACACGGAAAGCTCGACAGCACACCAAAATGGTATGTGGACAGGGTAATTCTTCGTTTTGTATTTTTGTGAGTGTATCTCGTTACGTTCTCCACCCCGTATTTTTTGACGTAGAAGAACTCGCAAACAGGTGATCACCGTCCGGTGAATCACAGTATTTGTCGTTGTTAGAGGTGCTATAACACGCTCAATTCCGGGTATTCCACATAACAGTTTCCGCGAATACATCCAGTTTTCTTAAATGAGATTTTCTATCGACATCGGAAGGCACAAACACCCAATATTCGAGAATAGGCGGGCATAAGTGACACTATATCTCGTTATTAACGTAATGTTTGAACTGCTGATGGCGAGATTTGATTTGCGGCGCTAGTTCCAGTTATTGACTGAGTGTTGGAGCTCGTTCGGCATAAACATCACTTAGAAAAATAGTATTCAGATGCGGTAGGTCGTCGGTATCGAGGAGATTCGAACCCCTTCGACTACGATCGTATTCCTGGTCGTTCGACACGTTCCACAGTGACCGAGTCGGTATCAGCGGTCGTGTTTAGTTTGGAGCCAATACCTCGCTAGTTCGCATACTGTCCCGTGTTTGCCGATGCGACCGGCGCGACAGTGGCGATCGACTCCTCCAAGAGGTCACCGGCGATGGCGAGTTCGCGGTCTTTGACGTCGAGCGGCGGAAGTAGTCGAAGCGACTTCTGCCCGCAGCCGAGCGTGAGCAGGCCGCGCTGGAGTGCCGCCTCCATCACGTCGTCGCGATTCTCCGCGGTGTCGAACTCGATCGCGGCCATGAGACCGAGCCCGCGCACGTCCTCGACGACGGCGTCGTACTCGTCTTGCACGGCGGTGAGTCGCTCGAGGAGAGCCCCGCCTTTTTGCTCCGCGTTGGCCATCAGGTCGTGGTCCTCGATCGCGGCAAGCGTCAGGGCCCCCTGCATGGACGCGATGATGTCCCCGGCACCCCACGTCGAAGAGATCCGGGCGGTTTCGTCAGGGAAGAGTTCCGAGCGACCGATCGTCGCGCCGACGCGGAGGGCCTTGGCCGACGTGATGATGTCGGGATCGAACGCGTAGTGGTCCGAAGCCCACATCTCCCCGGTCCGGCCAACGCCGCTCTGGATCTCGTCGGCGATCAACGGAATGTCGTACTCGGTACAGAGCTCGTCGACGGCGGCCATGAACTCGGCACTGGGAACCCGGTAGCCGCCCTCGCCCTGTACGGGCTCGAGAATCAGGAACGCGACCTGCTCCGCGGGGATGTGGCCGTGTTTGGGATGAAGTTTCTCACGGAGGCGTTCCACGCCGGCGAGGTCGTGGGGCACGTCGTGAATGCCACTGAGTTCGGGAAAGTCGCGGCGGTGGACCGACTTCGAGCGATTCAGCGAGAGGGCGCCGAGCGTTCGGCCGTGGAAGGCCCCCTCGAACGTCAGTCCGTACTTCGGCTGCTCGCAGTGGTCGTAACAGATCTTCATCGCGTTCTCGACGGCTTCCGCGCCGGAGTTCGAGAGGAACACGGTGTCCATGTCGTACTGACTGGTGATGTCGGTCAGCGTGTTCATGAGGTGGGCGGGCCCCGGCAGTTCGCTCTCCTCCGGCGGGCCGCCGGTGCTGATGTAGAAGTCCTGACCGGCGATTTTCAGGGGGTCGACGAGGTCGAACTCGCGGAGTTTGTCCATCAGTAACGGGTTGTTGTACCCGAGCGGTGCGGCGGCGACGTGGCTCGTGAAGTCGAGCAAGACGTTGCCGTCGGCGTCCGTACAGAAGGGGCCTTCCGCGTCCGCAGTGATGTCCCAGACGAAATCGTAGACGTACGTCGTCTTCGCTGCAGCCTGGTGGTGATACTCGATCAACTCGGACGCGACGGGCCCTGGAAGTTGCTCTACGGTCGGCTCTGCCGTCTCGCGGTCCATATGAGTTCCTGACCGTCACTGCACTTAAGCAATTGCCTTCGTGAATAGGGTCCCTCGGAGAGAGCCGAGACGGTGACACGGTCCCTACGAGCGGTCACTCACCGGCCTATCTGAGCGGTCTCGAGGGTCACTTCGATCAGATTCGCGGCCTCGATGACGCGTTTCGGCATCTCCGAACGAAATCGGTCGTCAGAGAGCCTGCTCGTGGGCGCCGTCACGCTCACTGCGCCGACGACGGTCTCGTGCGAGTCGATGACAGGGGCACCGACGGCGCGCATGCCGCGGATTTCCTCCTCGTCGTTGAGCGCGTACCCTCGGTCCCGAATCTCTGCGAGCGTCTCGCGAAGCGTGGGTGCGTCCGTGATCGTGTTTTTCGTCTGTCCTTCGAAGTCGTGTGCTTCGAGAATCGCGTCGCGCCGGTCCGACGGGAGGTGTGCGAGGATCGCCTTGCCGGCAGCGGTGTCGTGGAAGTACTGCGGCGTCTCGCGCATGCGGAGATGGTAGTCCTTCGCGACGGCGCGGTCTCCGTGGCTCTCGTAGAGCACCGCGATCCGGTTTCGCTCCTCGGCGATCAGGTGGACGTACTCGCCGGTTCGATCCGCGAGGTCGTCGATCACGTCGTGACCGGCCACGTACAGACCTGTTTCGTTCCGGACGTGCTCACCGAGGGCGATAAACCGAAAGCTGAGCCGATACTCCCCGTCGCGTTTCGTCACGAATCCGCTGTCGACGAGCGTCTGCAAATAGGTGTAGACGGTCCCTTTCGTCAGATCGATCTCGGCCGAGATTTCGGCGAGCGTCCCGCCTTGCAGCCGTTTGATGACATCGACGATGTCGGAAGCCGTTCCCACTGATTTGATCCGTCTCGGCTCGGCTTCCCCCTCGGGATCGGTGGTCATAGATGAGAATACGTCACGCTGAACTTAAACATTTGTAAATATCAAACGTGTTCCGAAAAGAGACCCCCCTAATCGAGCTCCGTTTCGAACCCGAATGGCCAGCGTATTGATCGAGCGACGGTTCCGAGTCGACGCCAAAACGGGTGCTTCGCTACATATTTGGGTCGTCGACGCTCGCTGCGATCAGTTTTATTCGAGCGAACGACTGACGACGGACGGTAACGTACAACTCTCCAGTGCTCAGTCGGCGGCCGGTGTTTGATAGTTACAAACACGCTACTGCCCAGCGGGGAAATTACATTCGTATGTCTGTAACGAATTGTGGAAAATCGTCCATCAGAATCACCGTCTGGCCGATGGTAATAGATGATCATACACGTTATACGGAATATCCGAAGAAGTGCCACCGTCTCATCCGACAAAATGTTAGAACGTCCAACCCGAGTTCGGCACCGGTCTCGCCGAATGGACATCACGAATCTTCGACCAAATCGGCGGTCACAGCACCGTATAACCAGTTTGACCGACCACAACCAGATACTCGAGACGGCGGTCGATGAGCGCAATACGGTGCACTACTACTGTCACCCGTTCTCATATATCAAAGCACGAGTGAGTGGATGTCACGTGGAGGGGGTCGATTCAGCGCTCACGACAGCAGCAGCGATCGGGGCTGATACGACTCGAAACGCGACGCGTCCACCGTGTTGCAGGGGAAAATAGACGGAAGACCGACGCGTTAC from Natronorubrum tibetense GA33 encodes:
- a CDS encoding class-III pyridoxal-phosphate-dependent aminotransferase, which encodes MDRETAEPTVEQLPGPVASELIEYHHQAAAKTTYVYDFVWDITADAEGPFCTDADGNVLLDFTSHVAAAPLGYNNPLLMDKLREFDLVDPLKIAGQDFYISTGGPPEESELPGPAHLMNTLTDITSQYDMDTVFLSNSGAEAVENAMKICYDHCEQPKYGLTFEGAFHGRTLGALSLNRSKSVHRRDFPELSGIHDVPHDLAGVERLREKLHPKHGHIPAEQVAFLILEPVQGEGGYRVPSAEFMAAVDELCTEYDIPLIADEIQSGVGRTGEMWASDHYAFDPDIITSAKALRVGATIGRSELFPDETARISSTWGAGDIIASMQGALTLAAIEDHDLMANAEQKGGALLERLTAVQDEYDAVVEDVRGLGLMAAIEFDTAENRDDVMEAALQRGLLTLGCGQKSLRLLPPLDVKDRELAIAGDLLEESIATVAPVASANTGQYAN
- a CDS encoding transcription initiation factor IIB, coding for MERLTREDERDEQTADETTEQEGVQTCPECDSSSLVRSADESEVSCEDCGLILEEETIDRGPEWRAFDQSERDSKSRVGAPTTQTMHDKGLTTTIDWKNKDAYGRSLSSDKRSQMNRLRKWQERIRTKDAGERNLQFALSETDRMASALGVPRSVREVASVLYRRALDEDLIRGRSIEGVATSTLYAACRMEGIPRSLDEVAAVSRVERMEIGRTYRYISQELSLEMEPVDPKKYVPRFCSELSLSEEVQAKANEIIDTTAEKGMLSGKSPTGYAAAAIYASALLCNEKKTQREVADVAQVTEVTIRNRYQEQISAMGLHN
- a CDS encoding ParA family protein yields the protein MQTTTEPRAVSVVILKGGVGKSTTSMNLARQLAEHGKTLYADLDPNGHATNGLGFGDAYQGDINLGDVILEGDATPQDLIRSTEHGFDLLPSSDTLEDVEKDLAGAMQGSARIKSKIVDPLLGTEYEYVVFDCPAYPGMLNNNALVATGNVVIPIEPGSSAIGGYKRTMERLIEPAREYIDVDVLAVVPNKLSDRIDQQTEDRELLENLNKATYEVNSGQPLQEAVPNFARITAEEFDAIDAGEMTPPKPGIRHRSALSRSLQHNQPLQDYDPESDQIPYYEELAEIVAAGGIER
- a CDS encoding IclR family transcriptional regulator, encoding MTTDPEGEAEPRRIKSVGTASDIVDVIKRLQGGTLAEISAEIDLTKGTVYTYLQTLVDSGFVTKRDGEYRLSFRFIALGEHVRNETGLYVAGHDVIDDLADRTGEYVHLIAEERNRIAVLYESHGDRAVAKDYHLRMRETPQYFHDTAAGKAILAHLPSDRRDAILEAHDFEGQTKNTITDAPTLRETLAEIRDRGYALNDEEEIRGMRAVGAPVIDSHETVVGAVSVTAPTSRLSDDRFRSEMPKRVIEAANLIEVTLETAQIGR